One window from the genome of Bacillus tianshenii encodes:
- a CDS encoding hydrogenase maturation protease, whose product MKKVTVLGIGNILMMDDGIGVYVTEQLQKRINHGKVELVVGESDINFCIDVLEQAEFVVIIDAVRTNKVPGSMTMFPLETLKPHSEQGFSAHNLHLFDFLYWSDQKLKGTLIGIEPEKIALHFGLSPMLKEKFDDIVAEIESYILNLVKSS is encoded by the coding sequence GTGAAAAAAGTTACAGTCCTTGGGATCGGCAACATATTAATGATGGATGATGGGATTGGGGTATATGTAACCGAACAACTGCAAAAGCGAATAAATCATGGAAAGGTAGAGCTGGTGGTCGGTGAAAGTGACATTAATTTTTGTATCGATGTGTTAGAGCAAGCGGAGTTTGTAGTTATTATCGATGCTGTGCGAACAAATAAAGTACCTGGGAGTATGACGATGTTCCCCCTTGAAACACTTAAGCCACACAGTGAGCAAGGATTTTCTGCTCATAACCTCCATTTGTTTGATTTCCTGTATTGGAGTGATCAGAAGCTAAAAGGTACGCTTATTGGCATCGAGCCAGAAAAGATTGCATTGCACTTTGGATTAAGTCCAATGTTAAAGGAGAAATTTGATGATATTGTCGCTGAAATTGAATCGTATATTTTGAACTTAGTTAAAAGCAGCTGA
- a CDS encoding nickel-dependent hydrogenase large subunit yields the protein MGKRIILNPVTRISGFMELDVTVENNVVTEAKTKGILFRGFEQMLQGRKPFDAVYFTQRICGICSAAHSIASSLALEQALGVVPPEQGRYLRDIIHCAEFLQNHIRHFYQHTIPDFVKLPNINPLQASEYTDFRLPEKENARLAKHYVDSLQMSRLAHQMLAVLGGKAPHNHGVFIGGITMPASADKIIQLKSTLQTISTFVEESMIPDVYTIAQYYPEYYKIGAGYGNFLSYGLFYNYQDISPLYVKPSVYTNGKVAPFNSANITENITYSWHADQLETYTPFETMTTPDLDKEKGYSWVKAPRYNGLPYEVGPLARQWLSGEYRNGISTMDRDIARVLETKKITEIMAVLLDLVIPEVELQKQYSLPNQAEGEGLTDTIRGALGHWLKIDQQVISFYQIITPSAWDFSTRDEKYLGTVEQALIGTPIQDENNPVELGRILRSFDPCMSCATHVYRPGKEIKTIQVIP from the coding sequence GTGGGAAAACGAATAATACTTAATCCTGTTACGCGGATTAGCGGTTTTATGGAGCTGGATGTCACTGTAGAAAACAACGTCGTCACAGAAGCAAAAACAAAGGGCATTTTATTCCGCGGCTTCGAACAAATGCTCCAGGGCAGAAAGCCGTTTGATGCTGTTTATTTTACACAGCGTATTTGTGGGATCTGTTCAGCAGCTCATTCCATTGCATCATCACTCGCATTAGAACAAGCGCTGGGAGTAGTACCACCAGAACAAGGAAGGTACTTGCGTGATATTATTCATTGTGCAGAATTTCTACAAAATCACATTCGTCACTTCTATCAGCATACAATCCCTGACTTTGTAAAGCTTCCAAATATTAATCCGCTTCAGGCTTCTGAATATACAGATTTCCGCCTACCTGAAAAAGAAAATGCACGCCTAGCTAAGCATTATGTTGATTCATTGCAAATGAGCAGACTGGCCCATCAAATGCTTGCTGTTTTAGGTGGGAAAGCTCCCCATAACCACGGTGTTTTTATTGGGGGGATTACAATGCCGGCTAGTGCAGATAAAATCATTCAGCTGAAGTCAACCTTACAGACAATCAGCACTTTTGTTGAAGAGAGCATGATTCCAGATGTGTATACGATTGCCCAATATTACCCTGAGTATTATAAAATTGGTGCAGGGTATGGAAATTTCTTGAGCTATGGGTTGTTTTATAATTATCAAGATATTTCCCCTCTATACGTGAAGCCGTCTGTCTATACAAATGGTAAGGTTGCTCCGTTTAATTCGGCCAATATTACTGAAAATATTACGTATTCGTGGCATGCTGACCAGCTTGAAACGTATACACCATTTGAGACGATGACAACTCCTGACCTTGATAAAGAAAAAGGGTATTCATGGGTTAAAGCACCAAGGTATAATGGCTTGCCTTATGAAGTCGGCCCGCTTGCAAGACAATGGTTAAGTGGTGAATATCGGAATGGCATTTCAACGATGGACCGGGATATTGCAAGAGTTCTAGAAACGAAGAAGATTACAGAAATAATGGCTGTTTTGCTTGACCTTGTGATTCCTGAGGTCGAGCTTCAGAAGCAATATTCACTTCCAAATCAAGCTGAGGGTGAGGGATTGACCGATACAATTCGCGGGGCTTTAGGGCACTGGTTGAAAATAGATCAACAAGTGATTTCCTTCTATCAAATTATCACGCCTTCTGCGTGGGATTTTTCGACTCGGGATGAGAAGTATCTTGGGACAGTAGAGCAAGCTTTAATTGGAACGCCGATTCAAGATGAGAACAATCCTGTTGAGCTTGGGCGTATTCTTCGTTCATTTGACCCGTGCATGTCATGTGCTACTCACGTCTATCGTCCTGGAAAAGAAATCAAAACCATTCAGGTGATCCCGTGA
- a CDS encoding hydrogenase small subunit, which produces MGNSRLLPPESVTNASVAQRLVHTAQHYVRDRRQSKPNLIHLELNGCAGNIISFLDGFDPTFEYVITSLVNLQYNNSLMTAEGEEAMEKLMGMLDQEFILSVEGAVSLKDDGRYNIIGKWKGKPLTGLEAAKMFGEKAKHVVAVGACATHGGVSGAKPNPSQSVGLQSVLERPVIKLPGCPCNPDWYLGTIAHLVLYGEPKLDSMGRPLLFYSTLIHDRCPRRPYFDRGIFAKKLGDKECLFKLGCRGPVTRVDCPTREWNGHVNWPIGDSTPCIGCAQFGFPDAMAPFISFNTTGEDE; this is translated from the coding sequence ATGGGGAATAGCAGGTTATTACCGCCAGAGTCTGTGACAAACGCTTCTGTAGCCCAAAGGCTTGTCCACACTGCGCAGCATTATGTGAGAGATAGAAGACAATCCAAACCGAATTTAATTCATCTAGAGTTAAATGGCTGTGCAGGCAATATTATTTCATTTCTTGATGGGTTCGACCCAACATTTGAATATGTGATTACATCACTCGTTAACCTTCAATATAATAATAGCCTCATGACTGCAGAAGGCGAAGAAGCAATGGAAAAGCTGATGGGTATGCTCGATCAAGAATTTATTCTTTCTGTAGAAGGCGCTGTTTCCTTAAAGGACGATGGACGCTATAACATTATCGGGAAGTGGAAAGGAAAGCCGCTGACAGGCCTTGAGGCAGCAAAAATGTTTGGTGAGAAGGCAAAGCATGTCGTAGCTGTTGGTGCTTGTGCCACACACGGCGGGGTGAGTGGAGCAAAGCCGAATCCTTCTCAATCAGTTGGTCTTCAAAGTGTATTAGAACGCCCCGTCATAAAGTTACCTGGATGCCCGTGTAATCCTGATTGGTATCTTGGGACGATTGCACATCTTGTGTTATATGGAGAACCGAAATTGGATAGTATGGGGCGGCCGCTTTTATTTTACAGTACATTAATACACGACAGGTGCCCTCGCAGACCTTATTTCGATCGTGGTATCTTTGCAAAAAAGCTTGGTGATAAAGAATGCTTGTTTAAGTTAGGCTGCCGTGGACCTGTTACACGTGTTGACTGCCCAACGCGAGAGTGGAACGGACACGTCAACTGGCCAATCGGAGACAGCACACCTTGTATTGGCTGTGCTCAGTTTGGGTTTCCTGATGCGATGGCACCATTTATAAGCTTTAATACGACAGGAGAGGATGAATGA
- a CDS encoding cytochrome b5 domain-containing protein, which produces MMTQHWSFNYLRQQPLLLQRLFDEMRYNMQLLSITPDAVTRNILLNQLWMQLNTLQQLQASQTVSNPMKPPNQADIPSSGYPLTTGQYINQSTPSRTFTEEELTNFTGTNGKPAYVAVNGIVYDVTNNAAWAAATHFGLRAGQDLTAAFASCHAGQQWILQQLTPVGRLTNGE; this is translated from the coding sequence ATGATGACTCAGCATTGGTCTTTTAATTATTTGCGACAGCAGCCTCTTTTATTGCAACGACTGTTTGATGAAATGCGCTATAATATGCAACTGTTATCTATTACTCCTGACGCTGTTACGCGAAATATTCTACTCAATCAACTGTGGATGCAACTGAATACGTTACAACAACTGCAAGCGTCACAAACTGTTTCAAACCCTATGAAACCACCAAACCAAGCCGATATCCCTTCCAGTGGCTATCCGTTAACAACTGGTCAGTATATTAATCAATCGACTCCTTCACGGACCTTTACAGAAGAGGAGTTGACAAATTTCACAGGGACAAATGGCAAACCTGCTTATGTCGCTGTAAATGGAATTGTCTATGATGTGACCAATAATGCGGCTTGGGCAGCTGCTACACATTTTGGATTGCGAGCGGGACAAGATTTAACTGCTGCATTTGCTTCTTGTCATGCTGGACAGCAATGGATCCTTCAACAACTAACGCCGGTAGGGAGGCTGACAAATGGGGAATAG
- a CDS encoding SIMPL domain-containing protein (The SIMPL domain is named for its presence in mouse protein SIMPL (signalling molecule that associates with mouse pelle-like kinase). Bacterial member BP26, from Brucella, was shown to assemble into a channel-like structure, while YggE from E. coli has been associated with resistance to oxidative stress.), whose protein sequence is MLPAPSPIQSSKQPLIQVIGEGKLTVQPNQAIVTIGVTTEGMNLTEVQAENSKTVLRIIHSLRELGIPKEKIQTDDYRILMEYDFIDGKQVFRGYNVTHMLRVTIDDINKVGIVVDTAVKNGTTTISNISFTVSNKQFYYNQALSLAVRNAQEKAAIIGHTLGVPVFSIPEEMVEGGVTPEAYPSPRVLAASTETTPISPGQIDIIASVRAKFRALC, encoded by the coding sequence ATGTTACCTGCTCCATCTCCAATACAGTCTTCAAAACAACCACTTATACAGGTGATAGGGGAAGGAAAGCTTACTGTCCAGCCTAATCAGGCCATTGTGACGATTGGGGTAACGACAGAAGGTATGAACCTTACCGAAGTTCAAGCAGAAAACAGCAAAACCGTCTTAAGAATTATCCATTCACTAAGAGAGCTTGGGATTCCGAAAGAAAAGATTCAAACAGATGATTATCGTATTTTGATGGAATATGATTTTATTGATGGAAAGCAAGTGTTTAGAGGATATAATGTGACACATATGCTTCGCGTAACAATTGATGATATCAACAAAGTCGGCATCGTTGTTGATACTGCTGTCAAAAATGGAACAACGACAATTTCAAATATAAGCTTCACTGTTTCAAATAAACAATTTTATTATAATCAAGCATTATCACTTGCTGTAAGAAATGCACAGGAAAAAGCGGCAATTATCGGCCATACGCTCGGTGTCCCTGTTTTTTCAATTCCCGAAGAAATGGTAGAAGGTGGGGTCACGCCAGAAGCTTATCCAAGTCCACGTGTGTTAGCCGCTTCAACCGAAACGACCCCAATTAGTCCTGGACAAATTGATATTATAGCTTCTGTCCGAGCAAAATTCCGCGCACTCTGTTAG
- a CDS encoding MFS transporter, producing MKGLHRGWFILALLVLTMLGSLGFGRFSLGAILPFMREGLQLDYKEIGFVASAAFLGYLISVAIIGNFTIKFGAKAVLNTSLLIVAVGMVLCANANGFWVAYAGCLLMGLGSGGSSIPAMGLAGQWFAKDKRGMAIGIVMGGAGVGIVISGIIVPAIVTNYADSGWRLSWVLLAAIIGVFIFLNIVWLKNSPKQVNLSPVGEKLNSTVISHSTKETDQKNDSVYKNKVIWMIGIIYLTWGFSYLIFSTFLVDYLISDRAFSEETAGLFFSGAGLASIISGFLWGGTSDRLGRMYTLSIVLFIQFVILFALSVTYANILILLEVLVYGMTLWAVPTIMNASVTDYINIRYVPMAMGFITIFFSVGQVVSPVVTGYIIDVTHHYIGVFILSSAVSLLGAIGAVKIHLHQKRVRFAESEMPGKMGG from the coding sequence TTGAAAGGGCTACATAGAGGTTGGTTTATCCTTGCATTATTGGTGCTGACGATGCTTGGAAGCCTTGGATTTGGGAGGTTTTCTCTCGGGGCCATTTTACCGTTTATGAGAGAAGGCTTGCAGCTTGATTATAAAGAGATTGGGTTTGTGGCTTCAGCAGCGTTTTTAGGTTACTTAATTAGTGTTGCAATTATTGGCAATTTTACAATTAAGTTTGGAGCAAAAGCAGTATTAAACACTTCACTGCTAATTGTTGCGGTAGGAATGGTCTTATGCGCAAATGCAAATGGGTTTTGGGTGGCATACGCTGGATGTTTGTTAATGGGACTGGGTTCTGGCGGGTCATCAATTCCAGCCATGGGGCTTGCAGGTCAATGGTTTGCGAAAGATAAAAGAGGAATGGCAATTGGAATTGTCATGGGTGGCGCTGGTGTTGGTATTGTAATAAGCGGCATCATCGTACCAGCGATTGTGACAAACTATGCTGATTCTGGCTGGCGATTAAGCTGGGTTTTGCTAGCAGCGATTATCGGTGTCTTTATTTTCCTTAATATCGTCTGGTTGAAAAACTCACCAAAGCAAGTAAATCTATCGCCTGTAGGTGAGAAGCTTAATAGCACAGTGATTTCTCATTCAACAAAAGAAACAGACCAGAAGAATGATAGCGTTTACAAAAACAAAGTCATTTGGATGATTGGGATTATTTACTTAACATGGGGGTTTAGTTATTTAATCTTTTCTACTTTTTTAGTTGATTACTTAATTAGTGATCGGGCGTTTTCTGAAGAAACTGCCGGGTTGTTCTTTTCGGGAGCTGGGTTAGCTAGTATTATAAGCGGTTTTCTTTGGGGAGGTACATCGGACAGGCTTGGCCGGATGTATACCCTTTCGATTGTGTTATTCATTCAATTTGTTATTCTATTTGCTTTAAGTGTTACTTACGCAAACATCCTAATTTTATTAGAAGTGTTAGTTTACGGGATGACACTGTGGGCGGTGCCGACAATTATGAATGCAAGTGTGACGGATTATATTAACATTCGTTACGTTCCGATGGCAATGGGTTTTATTACGATCTTTTTTAGTGTTGGGCAAGTGGTTTCGCCAGTCGTAACAGGCTATATTATTGATGTAACCCATCATTATATTGGTGTCTTTATTCTTTCATCAGCTGTAAGCTTATTAGGGGCAATCGGGGCTGTTAAAATTCATTTGCATCAAAAAAGAGTAAGGTTTGCAGAAAGTGAAATGCCAGGGAAAATGGGTGGCTAA
- a CDS encoding DUF3656 domain-containing protein has protein sequence MCVKQITRNTVELLAPAGNWECMRAAVANGADAVYFGVDKYNARVRAKNFRMEELPDIMAYLHKYNVRGYVTFNILVFENELEEAKLLVEACIEAGVDALIVQDMGLMQMIREVSPDFPIHGSTQMTITSTEAVEFLKPYDLEVMVLGRENNMKHIQKISEKTNVPLEVFVHGALCVSYSGQCLTSEMWGGRSANRGECAQACRLPYDLIVDGEVKEMGDVAYVLSPKDLAALEIVPELIEAGVSSFKVEGRLKSPEYVANVVSKYRKAIDEALQGQDYQPSQSEVRELQQSFSRGFTYGFLKGTNHKQLLDGTFPKSRGVYLGTVKKILKDAVLCDIEAPLKRGDGIVFDAGRPDQKEEGGRVYDIRKRGTKLEGEVKSGLIEIVPGRHDVNLTKVKVGNRIWKTSDQELDNRLRKTYEAEQSHHLFPVSITAKGRAGQPLISTWKDLVTGNEIVVTSEKTLEEAMKRPLTIAYLSEQWGRLGGTIFELAEVEAQFEEEIILPVKELNRMRRAAVEELIHLRKQPRQYEKRSVKLEATQQTAPAKATNLIPLCRTMEQVEAACKTNVEWIYVDFEFTTDYPQSVETARKYGKLIALATPRIHMPGENGILNGMIKARPDAVLVRSLGAVEYFTKQDFGMQLIGDFSLNIANHRAVNLFIERGLDRVTPSYDLNIEQMIDLLERSQTDKMEVVIHQHLPMFHTEHCVYCTFLSDGTDYTNCGRPCEEHRISLQDRIGMTHPVRVDIGCRNTVYNAIEQSGAEYLPNFMELGVENYRIEFLEETGEKVQEVIHLYEEALNGKRTGSSVWRTLKATNQLGVTRGQLIK, from the coding sequence ATGTGCGTGAAACAAATCACTCGTAATACTGTTGAATTATTGGCGCCTGCTGGAAACTGGGAATGCATGCGCGCCGCTGTAGCAAATGGAGCAGATGCCGTTTATTTTGGCGTTGATAAATATAATGCGCGTGTTCGTGCGAAAAACTTTCGAATGGAAGAACTGCCTGACATTATGGCGTATTTGCATAAATACAATGTTCGGGGTTATGTAACGTTTAATATTTTAGTGTTTGAAAATGAATTAGAGGAAGCAAAGCTGCTTGTTGAAGCCTGTATCGAAGCAGGCGTAGATGCATTAATTGTCCAAGATATGGGGCTGATGCAAATGATTCGCGAAGTCTCTCCAGATTTTCCGATTCATGGCTCGACACAAATGACAATCACGTCTACAGAAGCGGTCGAATTTCTAAAGCCATATGACCTAGAAGTAATGGTCCTTGGCCGAGAAAACAATATGAAGCATATTCAAAAAATCTCAGAAAAAACAAATGTGCCGCTTGAAGTTTTCGTTCATGGTGCCCTCTGTGTTTCCTATTCAGGACAGTGCTTAACTTCTGAAATGTGGGGTGGACGCTCAGCTAACCGAGGTGAATGTGCTCAAGCATGCCGCCTTCCATATGACTTAATTGTTGACGGTGAAGTGAAGGAAATGGGTGATGTCGCTTATGTGTTATCACCGAAAGATTTAGCTGCCCTAGAAATCGTTCCTGAGCTAATTGAAGCAGGTGTGTCATCTTTCAAAGTAGAAGGCCGCTTAAAGTCTCCTGAATATGTTGCAAACGTGGTAAGTAAATATCGCAAAGCAATTGATGAAGCGTTGCAAGGACAAGACTATCAACCGTCTCAATCTGAGGTGCGGGAACTCCAGCAATCGTTTAGTCGTGGGTTTACATACGGCTTCTTAAAAGGGACGAACCATAAGCAGCTTCTTGATGGGACGTTTCCGAAGAGCCGTGGAGTTTACTTAGGTACGGTTAAGAAAATCTTAAAGGATGCCGTGCTATGTGATATCGAGGCACCGTTAAAACGCGGGGATGGGATTGTGTTTGATGCAGGACGCCCTGACCAAAAAGAAGAAGGTGGACGTGTCTACGATATTCGAAAGCGTGGAACGAAATTAGAAGGTGAAGTCAAAAGCGGATTGATTGAAATTGTACCTGGTCGTCATGACGTGAATTTAACAAAAGTGAAGGTTGGTAACCGTATTTGGAAAACAAGTGACCAGGAGTTAGATAATCGTCTCCGTAAAACATATGAAGCAGAGCAATCACACCATTTATTCCCTGTTTCGATTACAGCGAAAGGAAGAGCAGGACAGCCGCTTATCAGTACGTGGAAAGACCTAGTGACGGGTAATGAAATCGTTGTAACATCAGAAAAAACACTAGAAGAAGCAATGAAGCGTCCACTTACCATAGCGTATTTGAGTGAACAATGGGGTCGTCTTGGCGGGACGATTTTTGAGCTTGCAGAAGTTGAGGCACAATTTGAAGAGGAGATTATCCTGCCTGTTAAAGAGCTAAACAGAATGCGCCGAGCTGCAGTAGAGGAGTTAATTCATTTACGGAAACAGCCAAGGCAGTACGAAAAGCGTTCCGTTAAGCTTGAAGCAACACAGCAAACAGCACCAGCTAAGGCGACGAACCTTATTCCTTTATGCCGTACGATGGAACAAGTAGAGGCGGCATGTAAGACAAATGTAGAATGGATTTATGTAGACTTTGAATTTACAACAGATTATCCGCAATCTGTTGAAACAGCACGCAAATACGGTAAGCTGATTGCACTGGCGACCCCACGTATTCATATGCCAGGTGAGAATGGTATTTTAAATGGAATGATTAAAGCCCGTCCAGATGCGGTTCTTGTCAGAAGCCTTGGAGCTGTCGAATATTTTACGAAGCAAGACTTTGGTATGCAGCTAATCGGAGACTTTTCATTAAATATTGCGAATCATAGAGCCGTTAACTTATTTATTGAACGTGGGTTGGATCGCGTTACACCGTCATATGACCTAAATATTGAGCAAATGATTGATCTATTAGAACGATCACAAACGGATAAGATGGAAGTCGTCATTCATCAGCATTTGCCGATGTTCCATACCGAACACTGTGTTTATTGTACTTTCTTAAGTGACGGTACGGATTATACGAACTGTGGCCGTCCGTGTGAGGAGCACCGCATTTCTTTACAAGATAGAATCGGTATGACTCACCCTGTGCGTGTGGACATCGGATGCCGCAATACGGTCTATAATGCGATTGAGCAGTCAGGTGCCGAATATTTACCAAACTTTATGGAATTAGGTGTAGAGAATTATCGGATTGAATTCCTTGAAGAAACAGGGGAAAAAGTCCAGGAAGTCATTCATCTTTATGAAGAAGCCTTAAATGGAAAGCGTACAGGCTCAAGTGTATGGCGTACACTTAAAGCAACGAACCAGCTTGGTGTTACACGAGGTCAACTTATTAAGTAG
- a CDS encoding ATP-binding cassette domain-containing protein, with protein MLTVNNVSLRFGGRKLFEDVNIKFTPGNCYGLIGANGAGKSTFLKILSGEIEAQTGDIGMNPGERLAVLKQDHFEYEEYEVLKTVIMGHQRLYEVMQEKDAIYMKPDFSEEDGMRAAELEGEFAEMNGWEAESDAAVLLKGLGISEDLHSKKMADLTGGEKVKVLLAQALFGKPDVLLLDEPTNHLDIKAIRWLEEFLINFENTVIVVSHDRHFLNKVCTHIADLDYGKIKVYVGNYDFWYESSQLATKMAQEQNKKKEEKIKELQNFIARFSANASKSKQATSRKKLLDKITLDDIQPSSRRYPYVAFNPEREIGNDLLRVEGLTKTIDGVKVLDNISFTMNKDDKIALVGPNEIAKTTLFKIIMGEMEPDSGTYKWGVTTSQAYFPKDNTAYFENNDLNLVDWLRQYSPEDETETFLRGFLGRMLFSGEEVLKKASVLSGGEKVRCMLSKMMLSGANVLLLDEPTNHLDLESITALNDGLIKFKGSMIFASHDHQFVQTIANRIIELTPNGMVDKQLTYDEFLDDENVQKQLEKLYS; from the coding sequence ATGCTAACTGTAAATAATGTAAGCTTACGCTTCGGCGGCCGTAAGCTATTTGAAGACGTTAATATTAAATTCACACCTGGTAACTGCTACGGCTTAATTGGTGCAAACGGTGCCGGTAAGTCGACCTTTTTGAAGATTTTATCAGGCGAAATTGAAGCACAAACAGGCGATATTGGTATGAACCCTGGCGAGCGTCTCGCTGTGTTAAAACAGGATCACTTTGAGTATGAGGAATATGAAGTATTAAAAACGGTTATTATGGGTCATCAACGCTTATACGAAGTGATGCAAGAGAAAGATGCCATTTATATGAAGCCAGACTTTTCTGAAGAGGATGGCATGCGTGCAGCTGAGCTTGAAGGCGAATTTGCTGAAATGAACGGTTGGGAAGCAGAATCGGATGCAGCTGTCCTTCTTAAAGGGCTTGGTATCTCTGAAGATCTCCATTCAAAAAAAATGGCTGACTTAACGGGTGGAGAAAAAGTGAAAGTTCTCCTCGCACAAGCGCTGTTTGGTAAACCAGATGTTCTTCTTCTTGATGAGCCGACAAACCATTTAGACATTAAAGCAATCCGTTGGCTGGAAGAGTTTCTTATTAACTTTGAAAATACAGTCATTGTCGTATCCCATGACCGTCACTTCTTAAATAAGGTTTGTACCCATATTGCAGACCTTGATTACGGAAAGATCAAAGTTTATGTCGGAAACTATGATTTCTGGTATGAATCAAGTCAGCTTGCGACAAAAATGGCTCAAGAGCAAAATAAGAAAAAAGAAGAGAAAATTAAAGAGCTTCAAAACTTTATCGCTCGCTTTAGCGCGAACGCTTCAAAATCAAAACAAGCAACATCTCGTAAAAAATTACTTGATAAAATTACACTAGATGACATCCAGCCGTCATCTCGCCGTTATCCTTATGTAGCCTTCAACCCAGAGCGTGAAATTGGAAATGACTTGTTGCGTGTAGAAGGCTTAACGAAAACAATTGACGGTGTGAAAGTTCTTGATAATATCAGCTTTACAATGAATAAGGATGATAAAATTGCACTTGTAGGCCCAAATGAAATTGCTAAAACAACCTTGTTCAAGATTATAATGGGTGAAATGGAGCCGGACAGCGGTACTTATAAGTGGGGAGTTACAACAAGCCAAGCGTACTTCCCGAAGGATAACACTGCTTATTTCGAAAATAATGACTTAAATTTGGTTGATTGGCTTCGTCAATATTCACCAGAAGATGAGACTGAAACATTCTTACGCGGCTTCTTAGGCAGAATGCTTTTCTCTGGTGAAGAAGTATTGAAAAAAGCAAGCGTTCTTTCTGGAGGCGAAAAGGTTCGCTGTATGCTTTCAAAAATGATGTTAAGCGGTGCGAATGTCCTCCTTTTAGATGAACCGACAAACCATTTAGATCTTGAATCCATTACAGCACTTAATGACGGATTAATTAAATTCAAAGGTTCAATGATCTTTGCTTCCCATGACCATCAGTTCGTTCAAACGATTGCAAATCGCATTATTGAACTGACACCAAACGGCATGGTTGACAAACAATTAACATACGACGAATTCCTTGATGATGAAAATGTTCAAAAACAACTTGAAAAATTATATTCATAA
- a CDS encoding toxic anion resistance protein, which translates to MSEQHNPVSVEQEDILTKEEADDTRIQLRKEPEVQQLAHQIDHRNQNELLEFGKEPAIQISQFSDRILSMMQSSEVSDSSKMLKQLGKVMDRFDKKDFEEPKGFIGKMFNRGEKMIEKIFSKYQTLGGEIEKIHVEISNYKDQMVKTTTTLDEMYQHNVEYYLELEKYVVAGQLKLEELKAMVPEYEQKVQSGDQLAQMELNTLTNSVQALEERIYDLEMARMVAIQTAPQIRLLQRGNSRLVGKINSAFVTTIPIFKNSVIQAVAAKRQKLVADSLNELDRRTNEMIRRNAENISQQSTEIAKLAGRPSVDIDTIEESWQIIVKGMEETRSIEEENKRLRAEGTERIHKLQDDIKKMRH; encoded by the coding sequence ATGAGTGAGCAGCACAATCCTGTTTCCGTCGAGCAAGAAGATATTTTAACAAAAGAAGAAGCGGATGATACGCGAATTCAACTGAGAAAAGAACCAGAAGTTCAGCAACTTGCACACCAAATAGACCATCGCAATCAAAATGAGTTATTAGAGTTTGGGAAAGAACCAGCTATTCAAATCTCGCAATTTTCAGATCGGATTCTATCGATGATGCAATCTTCAGAAGTTAGTGATTCAAGTAAAATGCTAAAGCAGCTTGGAAAAGTGATGGACCGTTTTGATAAGAAAGATTTCGAAGAACCAAAAGGGTTTATCGGTAAAATGTTTAACCGCGGTGAAAAGATGATTGAGAAAATCTTTAGCAAATACCAAACGCTTGGTGGTGAAATTGAAAAAATTCATGTTGAAATTTCCAATTACAAAGATCAAATGGTAAAAACGACTACAACGCTTGATGAAATGTATCAGCATAATGTTGAATATTACTTAGAATTAGAGAAATATGTGGTGGCAGGACAACTCAAGCTCGAAGAATTAAAAGCAATGGTGCCAGAATACGAGCAAAAAGTTCAATCAGGCGATCAGCTTGCTCAAATGGAACTTAACACGTTAACAAATTCTGTACAGGCATTAGAAGAACGAATTTATGATTTGGAAATGGCAAGAATGGTTGCTATTCAAACAGCCCCTCAAATCCGTCTTCTACAGCGCGGGAACAGCCGCCTTGTTGGGAAGATAAACTCGGCGTTTGTAACAACAATCCCGATTTTTAAAAATAGTGTGATCCAAGCTGTCGCTGCAAAACGTCAAAAGCTGGTTGCGGATTCATTGAATGAGCTTGACCGCCGTACAAATGAGATGATTCGCCGTAATGCGGAAAACATTTCACAGCAAAGCACGGAAATTGCAAAGCTTGCAGGGCGTCCAAGTGTTGATATTGATACAATTGAAGAATCATGGCAAATTATCGTCAAAGGAATGGAAGAAACACGTTCCATTGAAGAAGAGAATAAACGTCTTCGTGCTGAAGGAACAGAGCGAATTCATAAGCTTCAAGATGATATAAAAAAGATGCGGCATTAA